The proteins below come from a single Harpia harpyja isolate bHarHar1 chromosome 2, bHarHar1 primary haplotype, whole genome shotgun sequence genomic window:
- the SMYD1 gene encoding histone-lysine N-methyltransferase SMYD1 isoform X1 — protein sequence MTKGGMESVEVFTSEGKGRGLKARQEFLPGDVIFAEPAYAAVVFDSLTHVICHTCFKRQERLHRCGQCKFAYYCDRTCQRAAWLNHKNECSAIKKHGKAPTENIRLAARIMWKIEREGSGLGEGCLVSIDDLQNHVDSLGEEEKKELRADVESFLEFWLPQSQQFGMQYISHIFGVISCNGFTLSDQRGLQAVGVGIFPNLCQANHDCWPNCTVIFNNGNHEAVRSMFHTQMRIELRALSKISPGDELTVSYVDFLNVSEERRKQLKKQYYFDCTCEHCKKHIKDDLMLAVKEGESKPSAETVKEVIQFSKDTLEKINKARMEGLYHEVVKLCRECLKKQEPVLGDTNIHLLRILSIASEVLSYLQMFEEAADYANRMVDGYLKIYHPNNAQLGMAVMRAGVTHWHAGLIEAGHGLICKAYAILLITHGPSHPITKDLEVMRVQTEMELRMFQQNEYMYYKMREAALKNQKIQVMPEPSNEASPSLFHKKE from the exons CCTGACACACGTCATCTGTCACACCTGCTTCAAACGGCAGGAGAGGCTCCACCGCTGCGGCCAGTGCAAGTTCGCCTACTACTGCGACCGGACCTGCCAGCGAGCAGCTTGGCTGAACCACAAAAATGAGTGCTCCGCCATCAAGAAGCACGGCAAAGCacccactgaaaacatcag ACTGGCTGCCCGCATCATGTGGAAGATAGAGAGGGAAGGCAGCGGACTGGGAGAGGGCTGCCTGGTCTCCATCGATGACCTGCAGAACCACGTGGACAGCCTTggtgaggaggagaagaaggagctCCGTGCCGACGTGGAGAGCTTCCTCGAGTTTTGGCTGCCCCAGAGCCAGCAATTCGGCATGCAGTACATCTCCCACATATTCGGAGTG ATCAGCTGCAACGGCTTTACCCTCAGTGACCAAAGAGGACTGCAGGCTGTTGGTGTGGGAATCTTCCCCAATCTCTGCCAGGCCAACCATGATTGCTGGCCCAACTGTACCGTCATCTTCAACAATGGCAA tCATGAGGCTGTAAGATCAATGTTCCACACACAGATGAG GATCGAGCTGCGGGCACTGAGCAAGATTTCTCCAGGGGACGAGCTGACTGTTTCCTACGTGGATTTCCTCAACGTGAGTGAGGAGCGGCGGAAACAGCTGAAGAAGCAGTATTACTTTGACTGCACCTGTGAGCACTGCAAAAAACACATCAAGGATGACCTGATGCTGgcagtgaaggagggggaaagCAAG ccctctgcagagaCAGTGAAGGAGGTCATCCAGTTCTCCAAGGACACGCTGGAGAAGATCAACAAGGCCCGCATGGAGGGACTTTACCATGAA GTCGTGAAGCTGTGCCGTGAGTGCCTGAAGAAACAGGAGCCTGTGCTGGGAGACACGAACATCCACCTCCTAAGGATCCTCAGCATTGCCTCTGAGGTGCTCTCCTACCTCCAGATGTTTGAGGAAGCAGCTGACTATGCCAACAGGATGGTGGACGGCTACCT GAAAATATACCATCCCAACAACGCGCAGCTGGGGATGGCCGTGATGCGGGCAGGAGTGACTCACTGGCATGCTGGTCTCATTGAAGCTGGGCATGGCTTGATCTGTAAAGCCTATGCCATTCTCCTGATAACCCACGGACCCTCCCACCCAATTACCAAAGACCTGGAG GTCATGCGTGTCCAGACGGAGATGGAGCTGCGCATGTTCCAGCAGAATGAGTACATGTATTACAAGATGAGGGAAGCTGCCCTCAAAAACCAAAAGATTCAAGTCATGCCTGAACCCAGCAATGAGGCCTCACCAAGCCTCTTCCACAAGAAGGAATAA
- the SMYD1 gene encoding histone-lysine N-methyltransferase SMYD1 isoform X2 — protein MTKGGMESVEVFTSEGKGRGLKARQEFLPGDVIFAEPAYAAVVFDSLTHVICHTCFKRQERLHRCGQCKFAYYCDRTCQRAAWLNHKNECSAIKKHGKAPTENIRLAARIMWKIEREGSGLGEGCLVSIDDLQNHVDSLGEEEKKELRADVESFLEFWLPQSQQFGMQYISHIFGVISCNGFTLSDQRGLQAVGVGIFPNLCQANHDCWPNCTVIFNNGKIELRALSKISPGDELTVSYVDFLNVSEERRKQLKKQYYFDCTCEHCKKHIKDDLMLAVKEGESKPSAETVKEVIQFSKDTLEKINKARMEGLYHEVVKLCRECLKKQEPVLGDTNIHLLRILSIASEVLSYLQMFEEAADYANRMVDGYLKIYHPNNAQLGMAVMRAGVTHWHAGLIEAGHGLICKAYAILLITHGPSHPITKDLEVMRVQTEMELRMFQQNEYMYYKMREAALKNQKIQVMPEPSNEASPSLFHKKE, from the exons CCTGACACACGTCATCTGTCACACCTGCTTCAAACGGCAGGAGAGGCTCCACCGCTGCGGCCAGTGCAAGTTCGCCTACTACTGCGACCGGACCTGCCAGCGAGCAGCTTGGCTGAACCACAAAAATGAGTGCTCCGCCATCAAGAAGCACGGCAAAGCacccactgaaaacatcag ACTGGCTGCCCGCATCATGTGGAAGATAGAGAGGGAAGGCAGCGGACTGGGAGAGGGCTGCCTGGTCTCCATCGATGACCTGCAGAACCACGTGGACAGCCTTggtgaggaggagaagaaggagctCCGTGCCGACGTGGAGAGCTTCCTCGAGTTTTGGCTGCCCCAGAGCCAGCAATTCGGCATGCAGTACATCTCCCACATATTCGGAGTG ATCAGCTGCAACGGCTTTACCCTCAGTGACCAAAGAGGACTGCAGGCTGTTGGTGTGGGAATCTTCCCCAATCTCTGCCAGGCCAACCATGATTGCTGGCCCAACTGTACCGTCATCTTCAACAATGGCAA GATCGAGCTGCGGGCACTGAGCAAGATTTCTCCAGGGGACGAGCTGACTGTTTCCTACGTGGATTTCCTCAACGTGAGTGAGGAGCGGCGGAAACAGCTGAAGAAGCAGTATTACTTTGACTGCACCTGTGAGCACTGCAAAAAACACATCAAGGATGACCTGATGCTGgcagtgaaggagggggaaagCAAG ccctctgcagagaCAGTGAAGGAGGTCATCCAGTTCTCCAAGGACACGCTGGAGAAGATCAACAAGGCCCGCATGGAGGGACTTTACCATGAA GTCGTGAAGCTGTGCCGTGAGTGCCTGAAGAAACAGGAGCCTGTGCTGGGAGACACGAACATCCACCTCCTAAGGATCCTCAGCATTGCCTCTGAGGTGCTCTCCTACCTCCAGATGTTTGAGGAAGCAGCTGACTATGCCAACAGGATGGTGGACGGCTACCT GAAAATATACCATCCCAACAACGCGCAGCTGGGGATGGCCGTGATGCGGGCAGGAGTGACTCACTGGCATGCTGGTCTCATTGAAGCTGGGCATGGCTTGATCTGTAAAGCCTATGCCATTCTCCTGATAACCCACGGACCCTCCCACCCAATTACCAAAGACCTGGAG GTCATGCGTGTCCAGACGGAGATGGAGCTGCGCATGTTCCAGCAGAATGAGTACATGTATTACAAGATGAGGGAAGCTGCCCTCAAAAACCAAAAGATTCAAGTCATGCCTGAACCCAGCAATGAGGCCTCACCAAGCCTCTTCCACAAGAAGGAATAA